The following is a genomic window from Pseudophryne corroboree isolate aPseCor3 chromosome 3, aPseCor3.hap2, whole genome shotgun sequence.
ccagagactgtgaggagtagactggtcagatctctgggctggtaacacacattgacatgatgtgagggggagagcaggagtataataggggctgatggctcctgatgtatgagatacaccagagactgtgaggaggagactggtcagatctctgggctggtaacacacagtgacatgatgtgagggggggagcaggagtataataggggctgatggctcctgatgtatgagatacaccagagactgtgaggaggagactggtcagatctctgggctggtaacacacagtgacatgatgtgaggggagagcaggagtataataggggctgatgctcctgactcccccactggcagatatattttcctcaatagtttgtactgacagaggagggtgtaggataagagattgctgtagtgactgaggaaggagaatatgtgactcttatctgtaataagtgtttatcactcacctgtgctgatatctgtagggatctcttcctccttacactgctgatcacccctcacatacgtctcttcttctccctctatatcttctaccttcatatcagtcacatacgtctcttcttctccctctgtatcttctgccttcatatcagtcacatacgtctcttcttctccctctgtatcttctgccttcgtatcagtcacatacgtctcttctccctctctaTCTTCTGCCTTCAAAtcggtcacatacatctcttctccctctatatcttctgccttcatatcaggcacacacgtctcttcttctccctctatatcttctgccttcatatcagtcacatacgtctcttcttctccctctgtatcttctgccttcatatcagtcacatacgtctcttcttctctgtctATATCTTctgccatcatatcagtcacatacgtctcttcttctccctctatatcttctgcattcatatcagtcacatacgtctcttcttctccctctgtatcttctgccctcatatcagtcacatacgtctcttcttctccctctgtatcttctgccttcatatcagtcacatacgtctcttcttctccctctgtatcttctgccttcatatcagtcacatacgtctcttcttctccctctgtatcttctgccttcatatcagtcacatacgtctcttctccctctatatcttctgccttcatatcagtcacatatgtctcttcttctccctctatatcttctgccttcatatcagtcacatacgtctcttcttctctgtctatatcttctgccttcatatcagtcacatacgtctcttcttctccctctatatcttctgccttcatatcagtcacatacgtctcttcttcagacagacgttctacctaaaaaacaaaataatgacatttgcatacagtcagattaaacggaGGTGAAAACGTAaaatatcagtgtataaaacacacagctgcactacagatcatatagtgacagacaCTTTGGTATatgggggagaccctaaatcccacctacctgatcctcctgtgggatcctgtgattctcctctgtacaatcctgggaatacagaggacggggacatctctctggggtatctccgttactgggcccatctgtaggagacacacagtgactgagtacagtgtatatatgtgattatcagatgatgtgtgtatataggggccccatacctgctctcccctgtacaatacatgacagtctcctcttacccagtgatgtgaggggccggtgattctccatcatcacgtccttgtatagacccctgtgttcctctatatactcctcctcctgcatggaaacatagacagtgacatcctgacaccttataggaacctgaaacacacagtgatacagtcatcacccagacacatcccctggtgttactgtataatgccccattcccagcagtcacctctccagtcatcacccagacacatcccctggtgttactgtataatgccccattcccagcagtcacctctccagtcatcacccagacacgtcccctggtgttactgtataatgccccattcccagcagtcacctctccagtcatcacccagacacatcccctggtgttactgtataatgtcccattcccagcagtcacctctccagtcatcacccagacacatcccctggtgttactgtataatgccccattcccagcagtcacctctccagtcatcacccagacacgtcccctggtgttactgtataatgtcccattcccagcagtcaccactccagtcatcacccagacacatcccctggtgttactgtataatgtcccattcccagcagtcacctctccagtcaccacccagacacatcccctggtgttactgtataatgtcccattcccagcagtcacctctccagtcatcacccagacacgtcccccggtgttactgtataatgtcccattcccagcagtcacttcttcagtcatcacccagacacatcccctggtgttactgtataatgccccattcccagcagtcacctcttcagtcatcacccaaacacatcccctggtgttactgtataatgtccaattcccagcagtcacctctccagtcatcgcccagacacgtcccctggtgttactgtataatgtcccattcccagcagtcacctcttcagtcatcacccagacacatctcctggtgttactgtataatgccccattcccagcagtcacctctccagtcatcacccagacacatcccctggtgttactgtataatgtcacattcccagcagtcacctcttcagtcatcacccagacacatcccctggtgttactgtataatgtcccattcccagcagtcacctctccagtcatcacccagacacgtcccctggtgttactgtataatgtcccattcccagcagtcacctctccagtcatcacccagacacatcccctgatgttactgtataatgccccattcccagcagtcacctctccagtcatcacccagacacgttccctggtgttactgtataatgtcccattcccagcagtcacctctccagtcatcaccgagacacgtcccctggtgttactgtataacgtcccattcccagcagtcacctctccagtcatcacccagacacatgccctggttttactgtataatgtcccattcccagcagtcacctctccagtcatcacccagacacatcccctggtgctattatataatgtcccattcccagcagtcacctctccagtcagcagctgaatgatcttgttggtgagttccaggatcttctggtcattgtgtctctcatgtatcagtgagtgaggtggaggcaccgtgatggggctctgggtcctgctcagtcctcctgacacatggtgatggctgctgggtgtctcacactcaccggatgtcttcctcactactgtgtaatcctgtgtattggGGATGACATCAATGAAAAGTTGAATTAAACTCCACCTAAATGGGGCTGATTATTCGGGTGTTCATGGTGCTAATATACAAGCGGAGTCTATTTTTTATAAATATGTTTTGACTCTGAAACGTATTGAACAAAAGGTCAAAGAGATGAAAAGATGGAGATATCACGCAGAGGAAGCCAGCAGGGACATAAGTAACATTCTCCtcgtttcctcccacactctaagaaaatacaggtaggttaattgtctcccaatgagaaattaaccctggtgtgtaagtgtgtgtatgtacatgtgtttagtgcagactggatgggccaggtggttcttatctgtcatcacaTTCTATGATCCTATGATTGGGTAGTGTGGAACTGGTAGTGTGGAACCGGCAGGAAAACAACAGGCGTTAGGCTCCGCACCCCACAACCCCTTCCCTATATAATACCTGCACACTCCACCTGGCCTTCAGTTTCATTTTCTAACAAAGTGTATAAACCCTCAGgaataatacaaacagcaattgtcaCAATAGAAGACGACAGGGTGGGAGTGCAGTGCCCCCAGCTGGATTATGAGGAGGACCAAAATTAAGTTTCCTCATTCATCCACGATGGGGaataaaatatacgttatggtaagaacttaccgttgataacggtattttctcctaagtccacaggataacaatgggatatgatgaagtaacagcggatttgcaccaatcggtcaaagtttTTCGGCCTccaagcatgcaacgggcccgtccatatatccccgcctcctggctcaggcaaatcagttgtattccaaagctcaaggcaggaacaTCATAGataaccctaatcaggcgagaagaacacacatgcacacccttccatacaagaaggaagaggttagtgagtaaaaagatcctcaaataaggtgcgtcagggtggcatccctgtggatcctgtggacttaggagaaatacagttatcaacggtaagttcttaccataacgtatatttctacggcagggtccataggttaccctcaggataacaatgggatttcgcaaagcaatttagtggtggggacgctcctgattggacatgagaatccttcgcccgaattcagcgtcatgagaggcaaaggaatccacggcataatgtctaatgaatgtgctaatggaagaccatgtggctgccttacatatctgttctgctgaccaTGATGgatctaccttacgagtagagtgagcagaggcaacagcctgagaatatgcttctgaaatcatcatccgatgccaccttgccagtgtctgcttatcagcaagccatcctctcttgtgaaatccgtagagaacggagagagaatctgtctttctgatggcactggtacgatccacgtagatccttaaggaacggaccacgtccagcgatgcatctcacaCAGAAAGGCCCAATACCTgaaaaagccaggactacaatttcttcattaaggtgtaattcagacaccaccttaggaagatacccagatctagttctgagaactgctttatctggataaaaaaatcaggaaTGTGGAACAacctgacaatgcccctaaatctgatactcttctagctgacgccatagccagtagaaagagaactttagctgtcaaccatttaagatctactttattaaatggttcaaatggggcaacttgaacttaaacttaagtcccaaggcactgtaggaggaataaaaggaggttgaatgcacagcattccctggaaaaaagtacgcacatcctgtaaatttgcaattttcttttggaaccatacagtcaatgccgacacttgcactttcaaggaagccaccttcaaacctttatccaaacctgtctgaaggaatgctaagaccctggaaactctaaaagacttagggtccattactgtctgttgcagatgacataggagcaatttctgcgactgtgccaggattaaaagatcgtcgaggtatggaaaaattcttatcccctgctggcggaaataagctgccattaccaccataatcttggtaaatactctgggggctgtggctaacccaaagggtagggcctggaactgaaaatgctgttggaggatagcaaacctgagataatactgatgggacagtgctataggaacatgtaggtaagcatcctgtatatccagggatgccatataatcccctggctccatggccaaaatgatggaacataaagtctccatgtgaaaccgaggtaaccAAATGTATTTGTCCAGAACTTTGAGATTGACAATGCtccaaaatgacccatttggcttctgaactagaaacaggttggagtaaataccctgtcctcgttgtgcagggggaactggaatgacgactcctgactgaagcaatttctgaactgcctcttgcaaagccctggccttcgtctctacccgagacgacctggtacaaaaaaaaaacacttcgaggtgggtgcttcttgaaggcaaaagcagaaCCTAGAgacaccgcttcctgcacccaggcatctgtcgtAGAAGTCGGCCCCTCACCCTGggctcccccaggtggaggcccgcaccatcaggctgatggcgtattatctgttttaccaagcggtcctctggtagccctgaGTGGGATTCGAACACCGGTCTGCATGGTTTATACTATGGGGCATTAGTCCACTAGGCCATGAGAGCTATACTACTGGGCCGTTGGTTTTACTATTCTAAATACTCTTTATAGCTAAAGAAATTCTGAATAAATCCTATGTCTCTCGTTATAGGTACTAATGTATACAACATGTATTTATATTGTTATTCGATCTAGTTTGAGTGTTGCCATTTGGTTATATATGCTGTACTTATGTCCATTGGTGTACAATTCCTATGTATATTCGCAAAAGTTTGGTGCCTAATTAGGCATATAAACGCTGATTGTTATCATTCATTATACTCACCTGTGAACAAGTAATTACATAGCTGCA
Proteins encoded in this region:
- the LOC135057075 gene encoding oocyte zinc finger protein XlCOF29-like, with translation MPIYLRQKSTLYLLIVDTPAVRNQSLYYTSHVLYSHLSLSMDTAGSHRTEMIINITLEIIYLLTGEDYTVVRKTSGECETPSSHHHVSGGLSRTQSPITVPPPHSLIHERHNDQKILELTNKIIQLLTGEEEEYIEEHRGLYKDVMMENHRPLTSLDGPSNGDTPERCPRPLYSQDCTEENHRIPQEDQVGRTSV